The nucleotide sequence AAACGATCACTGGAAGCTGCTTGTCTTCGGGTACGGAACACACCGCCCCTCAGCCGATCCATTGCGGCATAGGGAATTCGTTGCGCATGTCGCGCCGCCTGAGGTGTTGCGCGCGATCCAGCAGGCGGAGGCGCTGGACGCGCCGGTCGGTCACGGATTCCCGTCGAATCTGCGCCGCCACTATGAGAAGCTCACCGACTTCCCCACGGGGCTGCTCGTGATCGGCGACGCAGCGTGCAGCTTCAATCCGCTGTACGCCCAGGGCATGTCGGTCGCTGCGCTTCAGGCGATGGCGCTGCGAAAGAGCCTGGCTGGGAACCATCGCACCCTCGCCCGCAGGTATTTCCGTGCCGCGGCCAAACCAATCGGCGTCGCGTGGCAGACCGCGATCGGCGGGGATCTGGCGCTGCCGGAAGTTGAGGGTGAGCGGACACTCGCCACCCGCCTGGCGGAACGGTACGTCTCGCGGATTCAGGCCGCCGCCGAAACCGATCCCTTCGTCGCGCGTACGTTCCTGAGGGTATCGGCGTTCATGGAGCCGCCCTCGCGGCTCTTCAGCCCGCGCATGCTGCGACGAGTGCTGCGCCCGCCCACCCAGATCCCGCCGCACGATCCAAAGATCGGTGACACGTCCACACATGTGACTCACGCACTCTGAATTTAGTTTGCGGGCGCCGCGAAGAACTCCAGCGCGTTTCCGTCGGGGTCGCGGAAGGAGAGCCCGGAGCCATACGGGGCGTCCTTGATCCCTCCATTCTTGACCCCCAACTCATCCAGTTTCACCTTCCATGCTTCGAGCTCGCTGCGGCTCCCGCAGTGGAAGGACACATGGTCAAGCCCGATGCGAACTTCATCGAATGTGTCTTCTTTCGGGGTGCCTGGATGTTCATGGATTCCGAGCAAGCCGCCGCCGGGCAATGCCCACACGACGTGATACCAGGGGCCGGTGTCTTCGTCGATGACGGGCTGGGTGCCGAACAAAGCTTGGTACCAGGGGCGGCTGACGTCGCAGCTCTTCACAGTGAGAGCCACGTGACCTAATGGCGGAAACTCAGACATGGCCGACGCTCCCTTCAGCAGCCCTCCTGCCGGGCGCTGGATCGAATTTTACTCCCGGATTCCACGGCCAGCTATGCTGCGGGCGTGGCTGAAAGCGCGGGCATTCTGCTGTACCGGATGAGCAGCTCGCTAGAAGTGTTCCTCGCACACATGGGCGGTCCCTTCTGGGCGCGCAGGACCGAGGGCGCCTGGACGATCCCGAAGGGCGAGTGCATGCCCGGTGAGGACGCGCTCGCGACCGCTCACCGTGAGTTCGCCGAAGAGATCGGCTCCGCAGCGCCCGATGTTGCGTACTTCAAGCTCGGGTCGTTTCGTTATGCATCGGGCAAGGTAGTGCACGTTTTCGCTGGCGAGGCGGCTCTATTTGAGGTCGATGCGGTCAGCAGCAACACGTTCGAGCTCGAGTGGCCGCCACGTTCGGGCCGCCGACGGGCATTCCCCGAGATTGACGACGCCCGCTGGGTTCCGGTGGCGGAAGCCCGCCCACTTCTCGTCGCGGGACAGCGGCCGATGCTCGACGCCCTCGCCGCGACAGTTCGCGAACCGCCCGGCGAGGCCACACGTGCTGAATAACGCACCGCGAAACGCGACGTGGCACGACCATTTCTCGGCACATGTGAGGGGCACGCCCACTGCCCCGCCGAACGTCAAGGTTGCGCGTTGTTCAGCTCGCTCAGTGCCAATGATTGCCCGGCGAGATAAACGTCGACACCGTCCGCGGTCACCTCGACGCGTTCCGCCACCAATCCGTCGGGCAGCACGGCGACTGATTCCTGTGTACCGCTCCGGATGGCGGAGAAGATTTGGTCCGGGATCGGGAAGCCGAGAATCGAGCCACCGTCTGTCTCGGTGACGATCTCGCCATTCTGGACGAGCGGTGTGACGAACACCGACGCGGCACCTTCAGCGAGAACCACTTCGATCGCGTTACGGTCCGGACGGGCCACCACGTCATCGATCGTCACCACAACGCCTAGTGGGAGCTGGACGCCGCCCCCACCTTGGGCCTCGATCGCCTCGAGGATCGTCTGAGTGGTGACACGCGCCGTGATGTTCACCTGCTCGGCAACCGGGTTGGCGCGGTCACTGATATCGGTGCCGTCCAGCTTGATGAGCACCGACGAACCGCTCAGGCTGCCCCTCGTGATGGTGTCAGATTCGATGGTCATCTCACCGACCCGGTCATTGAGGAGGCCAGGTATCAGCGGTTGAGTCCCGAACGAGGTGGAAACGCTGGTCTGCCACGTGTCACTCAGCGGCTCACTGACTTCCCGGCCGACAAAGTAGCGCGCGAGCGCCTCTCCCACAGCTGCGGCAGCCACAACGACCACCACGAGACCGATGAGAAGTTTGATCAGTGTCCGCATTCCAGTCCTCTCCCTCTCTCCCGCTGGATCGTGCTTCGGGATCGGCCACGACAGTATGCGGCGATTCCCAACCCTTCAAACTTCGCCCGCGTCTATTCCGCCGGTATCTTCCCGTTCTTCACCGCATCGACCAGCGCCTGATGGTCTTCCTCGGTCTGGTCGGCGTACGCCTTGGCGAACTTGCTGAGCGACTCCGCGACCTTGTCGCTTTTCCCCAGATACCCAGCGATCATTGACGCGCCACTGGTCCGCGCATGTCCTTTCGCGAGGAGGTGGCCGCAAATGCGGGCATAGTCCGCGAGCGCCTCGGTGTCAATGTCGTCGATGTCGATCGCGCCCTTCATGTTCCGGAACTGGCGGACATAGAACTGCCGGCCGTCGAAGGACGTCCAGCCGAGCAGTGGGTCACTCGCCGTTTGCAGTGCGTGCTGATATTCGACGACGCGCTGACCCTGGTGCGCATGCCACGCGTCATCGCCGTGGACGAACCGCGCAATGACGGATCGTCGGGCCTGCTTCAACTGCAAGAAGAGGACGTCGTCGGGACTGCTGCCTTCACATAGCACCACGTAGGCGCGCAGACCGACGCTCCCCACACCAACCACCTTGTGGGCGACGTCGCGCACCGTGTAGCCGGCGAGTACGCGCCGCCACTGCGACGGCACGGATTCGAGGTACTGATCGAGCGCCTCAGCTAGCCGGGTGGCTTCCTTCTCGCCGAGGCTGGTGATCAGCGGTGGTTCTTCGACAATGCGGCGCTGCCCGTCGCGCTCTTCGGTGAACCGTGGCAGTGCACGGTCACTGGTGCGTTTGCGGGCCCGTTTGGCGGACCGCTCTATCTGGTGGCGCAAGCTGCTGTCGTTGGCGGTGGCGCGCAGCCTATCGACGTCAAGGCGTTCGAAATGACGCTGCAGCAGAGGCATCTCCGCGAGGCGGCGCAACTGGCCTCGGTACGCCTCCACGCACGAATGTGTGGCTTCCCCGCACTGACCTTCGGAGGCACCGTTCTGCCGTCCCGCTACCCAGATGCTGGCAACGAGCCGCCGCAGGTCCCATTCCCAGCCCCCGGGATGTGCTTCGTCGAAGTCGTTCAGATCGAAAACGAGTTCACGTTCCGGTGACGCGTAGAAACCGAAGTTACCCATATGCGAGTCTCCGCAGATCACAGGCATGATTCCGGTCGCGGGGAGCGTCGCAACATCAGTAGCCATCAGTCCCGCGGTGCCACGCAGAAAGCCGTAGGGTGACGCGATCATGCGTCCGACCCGCACCGGGACCAGCCAGTCCAGCCGCCCTTGATGCGATACGTTCACTTGCTCGACCGGATCGGCACGGTCATTCGGTTTTTTCCACTCGGCCAAAGATGACCGGGGCACACTGTGCCGCAACTCCTGACCCACCTTGTACCGTTCGTCGCGCGATACCGGCTGATCCCGCATCGAGCCGTAGGCGCGGCTATCTGCATCGGCCAGGACGCGGTGGTTCATCATGCGTTTCAGTATCTTCCTCGACGACGCCGGTGTGGGTACATTGCCGTCATGGTCCCATGCTCCCGAGCATCGTGGGCAACGAACGTCTTGCTGACGTGCAGCGCAGAGGCGTAATATTGATGGACCGACTGGAATGCGGTGAGTTCTACTGCAGAGGGACTCACATATCCATACAGCCCGGCCGCTGGATCCGGAAAACAGCGACCCCGGGGGACTGGATGCGCAGGAAGGCGCGGTTGAAAACACGGATGCGTAAGACACCCGCAAAAGTGAAGAGCCGCTAGAGACTTCGGCAAGAAGTTGACCATGCCGGCCAGCATGGTAGGACGAATTGCCCCAGCCTGACTCTTGAACGTGAGCGCCCAATTCCCCGTTTGGGCGCTTGCGTCCTGTCTGGGGTCAGTACCGATCGTCACATGTACGGGTCAGTGACTTCCCGCAGTTCGAACAGCGCGCGGCGCAACTGATCCATATGTCGTTTCCCCAAATGCGCTTCCCATTCGGCCTCGACTTCCGCGACGGCGGCATTGGCGGCGGCCGAGAGCCTCTTCCCGTGTTCGGTAAACCGGACGAGCCGTGCCCGCTTATCCATCGGGTCGGGCACTCGTTCCACGAGGCCCGATTTCTCCAGCTGGTCGACGAGGAAGCCTGCTGTTTGTTTGGTGATTTGCGCCTGCTCGGCGAGGTCGGTGAGGCGGCTGCCCCCCGGCGCAATCCTGGCTGCGACTCGGCCTTGCGCGATGCTCACGTCTCCGTACCCTGCGGCCTCAAGTGCCTCATGCACGCGGCCTTCGAGGTACCGGAACGAAATGAACATCAGCAGCCCAACGGGCAATTCGTCGTTCGCCATTTCCCTCACACCTCTTGAATTAGTCAGTTAATCTGACTACATTGGTGAGTGTATCGAACTTTTTGGAAATCGTGGAGACAACCATGAACAGCCACTACAGCGCACCCGGCGACGGTATCGCTCTCGACACATTCGATGGCATTCACGTCGTCAAGGCGAGCGCCGCGACGACTGGCGGCGCATACGAACTATTCGAGGTCGACGTGCGGCCCGGACCGCTCGTTCCTCTTCACACCTCGCCCTGGGGAGCGACGGCCTACGTGCTCGAAGGCACGATCACCTTCGTCTCGGAAACCGTGCAGCACACGCTCACGCGAGGCGCGAGCATCACAATCACGCCAGGCACTCCCTATACATGGAACGCTGCCGCGCCAGGTGCCCGCATACTGGCGTTCACAACCGGGGACGGCGCGGGATCATTCTTTGCCGACATCGCACGACTGCCCCGGGATCGCACAATGGATGAAACGATGTCAGTCATGGCTGAGATCGCGCACCGACATGGTGTTTCCGTTGGGACAAGCCCCCAGTCGGCTATCGGGTGACAGCAACCTCATGGATCACGAAGCTAGGTGGTATGCAATCGAGCAGGAACGGCTACATCTCGCTGACATGCTCGAGTCACTTACCCCCCATGAATGGGATGCTCCCTCACTGTGCGAGGGATGGCGCGTACGCGACGTCGCGGCGCATGTCGCGCTGGGCGCTAACCCGCCGCTCCGCGCCGCCGCACGAGAAGCCATACGCACCTACGGCCGCTTCAACAAAATGAACCAGGCGCTCGGAATCGCCTATGGCAGTCGCCCAGTGGACCAGATCGTCGCGGCGCTTCGCAAGCATGCGGCGTCACGCAAACTTCCGCCGATAACCAATCAGCGAAACATTCTCGCCGACACACTCATCCACGCTCAGGACATCGCTCTCCCCCTCAGCCGCGATCATCACATGCCAGTCGAACTCGCGCGCGACAGCGCCGACCGGCTCTGGGAGATGATCTGGCCGATGTGGGCGAAACGGCGCTACCGCGGAGTCCGCTTCACCGCGACCGACACCGCCTGGAGTGCAGGACGCGGCTCAGACGTGCACGGCCCGATCAGCGCATTGCTGATGGTGCTCGGCGGACGTCGTGCCACACTTTCGCACCTCAGCGGAGATGGGCTCCCCCACCTCACCCCGCGCGTCTGACGTTCGGGGCGACGGCGTTCTCGAGCGCCTCACCGCGCAGGAACCGGCCGGTTTCCGCAGCAACTATCTTTGCCGCGTTGTGCGCGGTCTGTTTGCTGGCTCCCGCGAGGTGCGGTGTCATGACGATCCCGGGTGTGGCTAGCAGTCGCGAACCCACGGGAATCGGCTCCTCGGGAAACACGTCGAACGCTGCCCCGAAAAGGTGACCGCTCTCCAGCGCGTCACATACAGCGTCGTAGTCGAGCAGCCCCCCGCGCGCACAGTTGACGATGATGCTTCCGTTCGGCATCGCGGCGATCTCTTTCGCCCCGATCATGCCCGCGTTGTCTTTGGTGAGCCTGGCATGCAGTGAGACAACCTGCGACCGGTTCAGCAGCTCATCGAGACCAACAAGCTCATCAACATCAGTCACGGCATCGGACCGTATGTACGGGTCGTACACCAGCACCGTCGCACCGAAGCCCTTGAGGATACGGGCGACGCGCTTGCCGATGGCTCCGTAACCGACGAGCCCGACGCAGGAGCCTTCGAGTTCGACACCAACCTGGTCGTACTGGTAGTAGTCGCCACGCCACACACCGCCCATCAGCTCGCCGTGAGTATGCGGGATGCGCCGGGCAGCTGCCATCATCATCGCGACGGTGTGCTCAGACGTCGCGACCGCGTTCCGGCCCGGCGCGCAGGTAACTGTTACGCCATGACGGGCGGCAGCATCGACGTTCGCGTTTACCGGTCCGCCACGGCCCACCGCGAACAGTTCCAGACTGGGGCACGCCTGGAGAATCCGTTCGGTGAGCGGCGCCATCTGGGTCACACAGATACGCACGCCTCGCAGCGCCTCTATCATCTGTTCTTCACTGCCCGACGCTTCGTCCACTTCTGCGATTCGCCTGAACGGTTCGACCGGCCAGGGCAGTTCCAGCGTCGACACGTCGACCGTGTTGCCGAGTTCCTGGTGCAGGGCGTGCACGAGCAGGCCGGGACGGACGAACTGGTCACCTGCGGCGAGAATGCGGACAGTCATGGGGTCATGTCCTTTCCTGGGTCGTATGCGGGGAAGTCGATGGGGGTGTTGTATTCGATCAATGCGGCGTGCCCCGTTCCGTCCCAACGGATTGTGGTGACGCCGCAGTTACGGACATTCGGGAACATGTCTCGGTAATGGCGCAGCGGGATACCAAGCAGATGGCAGAGCACCAGACGTTTCACTGTCCCGTGGCCAACTACCAGAACCCGGCCCGACGGATGCTCGTGGGCAATGTCTTTCAGACAGTCGATCGCCCGGTCCGTTGCTCGGCGCGGATCTTCACTGCCTGGCAAGTGCCCCGCAACGGGGTCCCGTTCGAACGCGCGCCGCGCGTCTGGGAACTGTGCGAGCATCTCCCCGCTGGTCAGTCCTTCGCCTGCGCCGAAGTCAAGTTCGGCGAGCCGCTTGTCCACGGATGCGGTGAGGCCGGTGGCACGCTCGCAAGGGGCTGCCGTGTCACGTGCCCGCCCCAGCGGTGACACCCAGATCGCGTTCAAATGGGCTTGTTCCGCCCAGCTCGCAAGCTGGTCAGCTTGTTGACGACCCCGTTCTGTCAGTGCGATATCGGTGCTTCCGGTGTAGCGATTATCCGCATGCCAGACGGTTTCTCCATGGCGCACCAAAGTCAGGTCAGTCACCGGTTTCTCCTCCTCCGCGCGTGACGGGCCACCGAGTCCGGCAGCCAGCCTCGCTTGTGTAGCTCATCGATCAGCGTCAGATAGCTGTCGTCGTGCATCGTCGTCTGGTCACTGCGGGGTTCGAATTTCGTTGCCCGACGGCTGAATCCATGAGCGCCGTCGGCCAGCGGGCCGGTACCCGCACGAGCCAGAATCGCCATACCCATTGCCGCGTCGGCATGTTCGGGTACGACGATGCTCCGCTGTAAAACGTCGGCTCGCAATTGATTCCAATAGCTGCTTCGCGCACCGCCACCGGTGACGCTGAGCGTGCCATGTGTCGGCGCGCCGAGCAGGTCGAGATAGTCGAAACACAGCCGCTCCACATACGCGACACCGCGCAGCAATGACGCGTAATAGTCGATGTCGTCGGCTACTTCACCGATGGTGAAACGCCGCAGTTCGGGCGCCACGAACGGGAACCGCTCCCCCTGCGACACAATGGGATACGTAATTGCAGTGCCACCTCGCTCCGCAGCTTTCGAATTCATCGCATCGAGGTTCGCGCCAGGAAACTCGGCGGACAGCACACCTGCGCCTGCACTGGACGCACCACCCGGCAGCCAATTGCCGTCAGGCGCGCGGTGGCTGTAGACAACACCGAGCGGATCGCGCAGCCGCGTGTCCGTCACGCCTTTCAGCACCAGCGTTGTGCCCAGAACAGCGTTCCACGAACCCACCCCCAGTGCTCCGGAGCCGAGCAGTGCCGCGCAGCCATCTGTCATACCAGCTTTGACGGGCGTTCCCGCGGGGATGCCCGTCGCGTCGGCAGCGGCCGCACCGACCACGCCGAGTTCCGTTCCCGGCCGGACCACGTCGGGCAGCATCGATGCGGGAACACCGATTGCGTCGAACACGTCTACAGGCCATTTCTCGTTTTCGAGGTCGTACCCGGTTTTCAGAGCATGGCTCGAATCCGCCGCGGTGGGGTGTCCCGTGAGGAGGCTCGTTAGGTAGTCAGCCTGGTGCTGCAGCACCGCGTGCTCGGGAAGGTCTGCGTGCCGGTACAGCCACAACAGTTTCGGCAGTGCCCAGGACGCTTGCGGCCTGTAGCCCAGTGACCGCCAGAGATCCTCTCCCGCTTCTTGCACCGTGACAGCCTCGCCCGCCGCACGTGCGTCGTCGTACATGAGGCCGGGTGTGACCGGCCTGCCAGCGCGATCAGTCAGCACGATCGTCCCCGACGTGGCGTCGAGCGCGACGCCACGGACGGTGACATCCGCCTGTGCTAGTGCTGCCCGGCTAGCGGTTGCGAGCGCTTCCCACCATGATTCAGGTTTTTGTTCATGCCGATCTCCGCTCCGGTAACTCGTCAGCGGGTGTGCACCGGAGCCCGCGACCCGGCCATCTGCGGTGACCGCGACGCACCGCACGCTCTGAGTACCAACATCGATGCCAAGCCAGACCTCGTCAGACATGAGTTACTCCCTCTGGCGTGCCCTTCGGCTGGGCCTGAATTTCCCAGCCGCGCCGGGCCACGTCACGCAACTGGCGGAACTCGCGGTAAAGCGAGGTGTAGAACGCGGCGCGGTCTGGGTCCGGGTCACAACTCGTGTGTGTGCGCACATACCTGATCGCCGCGGCCTCCAGATCGGGTGCCGCACCCGTTGCGACGAGTCCTGCCAGGAACGCACCTTTCGCTCCCGACTCACTGTCGGCAGACCGCACCACCCGCACACCCACGACATCGGCGATGAGCTTGCACCACAGCATGTTTGCCGCACCTCCACCGCAAACTCGCAGTTCTTCTGTGCGGGCGCCGGACGCTTCGAGGCAATCCCGGATCACCAGGGTCAGGCCTTCGAGCACGGCCCGGGCGATGTCAGCGCGACCGTGTTCAAGACTGAGCCCCCAGAACGTCCCTCGCGCATGCGTGTCAAGAAAGGGTGCGCGCTCCCCCGCTGGGGATAAATACGGGAGGAACACCAGTCCCCGCGCACCGGGCACTGACTGCTCTGAGAGGGTCACCAGGTCGCGCGGATGCGAGACACTGAGCAGTTCCGCCGCCCACACCAGAACTTCTGCCCCAGCGAGAGTCGGGAACGCACGCAGCACTTTTCCATGCGAGTCAAGCGCGATAGTGAGGCCGGCAGGTTCTCCGTCTGTGTCGACCGTATCGCGGACCACTTCAGTGCAGAGCGTTGTCCCGAGAATCGTGCAGGCCTGCCCGGGTGACGTGGCGCCCGCACCGATCGAGGTCGATACGATGTCATAGGGAGCGAGGACAACGGGCAACCCCTCTGGAAGGCCGAGTTCCGCGGCTGCCTGCGGGCTGAGCTTGCCGGCACGCTGATCATCTGAACAGACATCAGGCATCAATCGTTCGGCCCACTCCATTCCGAACATCGACCTGATCTCCGGTGCGTAGGTTCGTGAGCGCAGATCGAGGAACGGAGCCGACGCATCGGACTCGTCGACGGCGCATCGGCCCGTGAAGCGAAGGTACAGCCATCCTCCCGCATAAAGTGACACCGCGGAGCGTTCAAGACGCCCCGGGTCGTGGCTGGCAAGCCACGTGAGGATCGCGTTCGGGAGGCCGGGGAACGTCAGCGATCCGTTGCACCGGAAGGCCTTCTCGAGCAGTCCTTCATCACGCCAGGTGTC is from Hoyosella subflava DQS3-9A1 and encodes:
- a CDS encoding MarR family winged helix-turn-helix transcriptional regulator encodes the protein MANDELPVGLLMFISFRYLEGRVHEALEAAGYGDVSIAQGRVAARIAPGGSRLTDLAEQAQITKQTAGFLVDQLEKSGLVERVPDPMDKRARLVRFTEHGKRLSAAANAAVAEVEAEWEAHLGKRHMDQLRRALFELREVTDPYM
- a CDS encoding NUDIX domain-containing protein; this encodes MAESAGILLYRMSSSLEVFLAHMGGPFWARRTEGAWTIPKGECMPGEDALATAHREFAEEIGSAAPDVAYFKLGSFRYASGKVVHVFAGEAALFEVDAVSSNTFELEWPPRSGRRRAFPEIDDARWVPVAEARPLLVAGQRPMLDALAATVREPPGEATRAE
- a CDS encoding VOC family protein, whose protein sequence is MSEFPPLGHVALTVKSCDVSRPWYQALFGTQPVIDEDTGPWYHVVWALPGGGLLGIHEHPGTPKEDTFDEVRIGLDHVSFHCGSRSELEAWKVKLDELGVKNGGIKDAPYGSGLSFRDPDGNALEFFAAPAN
- a CDS encoding 2-hydroxyacid dehydrogenase, which codes for MTVRILAAGDQFVRPGLLVHALHQELGNTVDVSTLELPWPVEPFRRIAEVDEASGSEEQMIEALRGVRICVTQMAPLTERILQACPSLELFAVGRGGPVNANVDAAARHGVTVTCAPGRNAVATSEHTVAMMMAAARRIPHTHGELMGGVWRGDYYQYDQVGVELEGSCVGLVGYGAIGKRVARILKGFGATVLVYDPYIRSDAVTDVDELVGLDELLNRSQVVSLHARLTKDNAGMIGAKEIAAMPNGSIIVNCARGGLLDYDAVCDALESGHLFGAAFDVFPEEPIPVGSRLLATPGIVMTPHLAGASKQTAHNAAKIVAAETGRFLRGEALENAVAPNVRRAG
- a CDS encoding FGGY-family carbohydrate kinase, with the translated sequence MTALAVDVGTSMIKTVLFSDNGDEVTVSRQATEVQRPQPGWAEQDMMAVWNAVLFTIRSVLPQAATPVQFLSITAQGDGCWLVDEDGAPTGPAILWSDGRAADIVDTWRDEGLLEKAFRCNGSLTFPGLPNAILTWLASHDPGRLERSAVSLYAGGWLYLRFTGRCAVDESDASAPFLDLRSRTYAPEIRSMFGMEWAERLMPDVCSDDQRAGKLSPQAAAELGLPEGLPVVLAPYDIVSTSIGAGATSPGQACTILGTTLCTEVVRDTVDTDGEPAGLTIALDSHGKVLRAFPTLAGAEVLVWAAELLSVSHPRDLVTLSEQSVPGARGLVFLPYLSPAGERAPFLDTHARGTFWGLSLEHGRADIARAVLEGLTLVIRDCLEASGARTEELRVCGGGAANMLWCKLIADVVGVRVVRSADSESGAKGAFLAGLVATGAAPDLEAAAIRYVRTHTSCDPDPDRAAFYTSLYREFRQLRDVARRGWEIQAQPKGTPEGVTHV
- a CDS encoding histidine phosphatase family protein, whose product is MTDLTLVRHGETVWHADNRYTGSTDIALTERGRQQADQLASWAEQAHLNAIWVSPLGRARDTAAPCERATGLTASVDKRLAELDFGAGEGLTSGEMLAQFPDARRAFERDPVAGHLPGSEDPRRATDRAIDCLKDIAHEHPSGRVLVVGHGTVKRLVLCHLLGIPLRHYRDMFPNVRNCGVTTIRWDGTGHAALIEYNTPIDFPAYDPGKDMTP
- a CDS encoding DUF2252 domain-containing protein is translated as MMNHRVLADADSRAYGSMRDQPVSRDERYKVGQELRHSVPRSSLAEWKKPNDRADPVEQVNVSHQGRLDWLVPVRVGRMIASPYGFLRGTAGLMATDVATLPATGIMPVICGDSHMGNFGFYASPERELVFDLNDFDEAHPGGWEWDLRRLVASIWVAGRQNGASEGQCGEATHSCVEAYRGQLRRLAEMPLLQRHFERLDVDRLRATANDSSLRHQIERSAKRARKRTSDRALPRFTEERDGQRRIVEEPPLITSLGEKEATRLAEALDQYLESVPSQWRRVLAGYTVRDVAHKVVGVGSVGLRAYVVLCEGSSPDDVLFLQLKQARRSVIARFVHGDDAWHAHQGQRVVEYQHALQTASDPLLGWTSFDGRQFYVRQFRNMKGAIDIDDIDTEALADYARICGHLLAKGHARTSGASMIAGYLGKSDKVAESLSKFAKAYADQTEEDHQALVDAVKNGKIPAE
- a CDS encoding cupin domain-containing protein, which gives rise to MNSHYSAPGDGIALDTFDGIHVVKASAATTGGAYELFEVDVRPGPLVPLHTSPWGATAYVLEGTITFVSETVQHTLTRGASITITPGTPYTWNAAAPGARILAFTTGDGAGSFFADIARLPRDRTMDETMSVMAEIAHRHGVSVGTSPQSAIG
- a CDS encoding FGGY-family carbohydrate kinase; amino-acid sequence: MSDEVWLGIDVGTQSVRCVAVTADGRVAGSGAHPLTSYRSGDRHEQKPESWWEALATASRAALAQADVTVRGVALDATSGTIVLTDRAGRPVTPGLMYDDARAAGEAVTVQEAGEDLWRSLGYRPQASWALPKLLWLYRHADLPEHAVLQHQADYLTSLLTGHPTAADSSHALKTGYDLENEKWPVDVFDAIGVPASMLPDVVRPGTELGVVGAAAADATGIPAGTPVKAGMTDGCAALLGSGALGVGSWNAVLGTTLVLKGVTDTRLRDPLGVVYSHRAPDGNWLPGGASSAGAGVLSAEFPGANLDAMNSKAAERGGTAITYPIVSQGERFPFVAPELRRFTIGEVADDIDYYASLLRGVAYVERLCFDYLDLLGAPTHGTLSVTGGGARSSYWNQLRADVLQRSIVVPEHADAAMGMAILARAGTGPLADGAHGFSRRATKFEPRSDQTTMHDDSYLTLIDELHKRGWLPDSVARHARRRRNR
- a CDS encoding maleylpyruvate isomerase family mycothiol-dependent enzyme, with the protein product MDHEARWYAIEQERLHLADMLESLTPHEWDAPSLCEGWRVRDVAAHVALGANPPLRAAAREAIRTYGRFNKMNQALGIAYGSRPVDQIVAALRKHAASRKLPPITNQRNILADTLIHAQDIALPLSRDHHMPVELARDSADRLWEMIWPMWAKRRYRGVRFTATDTAWSAGRGSDVHGPISALLMVLGGRRATLSHLSGDGLPHLTPRV